aaataagacAAGAAGCTACACTGGATCTCGCAGCTACACATCACAGACGTCTCGGACAGAGGCCCACAAAGAACTTGTGACCCAGAGGCGGCagagacatttcaagcttcacctgattaGTTTTTCAGTGGCTAGGCCAGCTGTctttttacaatatttgtgctgtatgtaCATAAAACTTTGACGCGACATATaccttgttcatgtttttttacccACTACAATATGTTCAACATTAAAatcaagcatcacatgaatTAATGTATAGTCTTCAGTAACTGCAGTGCTTTTGGTacttactactactacttactaataatttatattaataaatgaCAATTAATTCGCTTAGGAATTAGGGGCGTTTGCAGGcgcatgctgtgtgtgtgtggagtcctGTGTATGATGGAGAGAAATTAATCAGCATTGAGAAAGAAATATTAACATTCAATTGAGCACACTTTCAGGCATCAGatgtacaaacatttatttagtttagttttttaacaGTGTTTGATATGTCAGTATTTCAACACAGCAGTTATGAATTACAGTAATCATCTTGAATTATCTGTCAAGTGATGATCACTCACTCATGTACATTCTCAGAAAAAACAGCGGTGACTGTGCTCTGTATTCAAGAGGAATTTCAACAACATTGATAAGCTTTACTGGGTTAAAACAAATCTACATTCAGGTACATATTGTTTTCAGGGGATTTTATTATGCAGTTTTTACTATGTGTAGTATTGTATGTGTATCCTTTGCAAACATATATTTTACACACTCTAGTATGTTTGAGTTCACTGAATCAGTGCAGTTTTGAGTTTGTAAAATCACCTTGAATCACTTTTCCTGAAATGATCATTTTGAAAGCCGATCGGAACCAGCTGTAGAAGAATGCATAGATAAATGGATTTATCATGGAATTAGACAGAGCCAGCCAGTTTAGTAGTTCAATCAGAGGAAGTGGCACATAAACTTGACTGAAGGAAAGAACAGTTGtacagaggaaaaaaggaagCCAGCACAACAGAAACACTCCCATGACAATAGCCAGAGTTTTAGTAGCCTTCCTCTCCATCTTACTGACGGCTGCTCCGGACTTTGTGCTCTGACACGTTATGTTGTGGATGCTGCGCGCCTGTCTCTGTGCAACACTGAAAATCTTCATGTAGATGCAGAGCAGTACAACAACTGGgaggtaaaatgaaaaaataagtcCCATAATGTTCGCCAACACAGCATTAGTAATACACATTTTAGTACAATTTTCCTGGTTTATTCCTGCAATGATGAAGCTAAGCCCAATTAGGACAGACAGAACCCAGCTCACCAGGATCATGGTCACAACAACATTGTCATTTATCTTAGTTTTGTAGCGCAGAGGCTGACAAACTGCATAGTACCTGTCAATAGAAATACAACACAAGTTCAGAATAGAGGATGTGCACAGCGACACATCGAAAGTGCCACGGACT
This genomic window from Platichthys flesus chromosome 18, fPlaFle2.1, whole genome shotgun sequence contains:
- the LOC133973804 gene encoding trace amine-associated receptor 4-like, with translation MDISFNRSNVFTEIHPCYKIDLFHVLRSNPSALCVLFKVFLGSLSVVTVCGNLLVIFAIIYFKQLHTPTNSLILSLAVADLLVGVVVFPLTIEFSITFCLFYDDLFCKVRGTFDVSLCTSSILNLCCISIDRYYAVCQPLRYKTKINDNVVVTMILVSWVLSVLIGLSFIIAGINQENCTKMCITNAVLANIMGLIFSFYLPVVVLLCIYMKIFSVAQRQARSIHNITCQSTKSGAAVSKMERKATKTLAIVMGVFLLCWLPFFLCTTVLSFSQVYVPLPLIELLNWLALSNSMINPFIYAFFYSWFRSAFKMIISGKVIQGDFTNSKLH